The sequence below is a genomic window from Cryobacterium arcticum.
GAGATCGCGGCGGGGGAGTTCCTCAGCGAAGCCACCGTCAAGACCCACATCAGCCGGATCCTCGGCAAGCTGTCCCTGCGCGACCGGGTGCAGCTCGTGGTCTTCGCCTTCCAGCACCGCCTCACCTCCTAACGGCGGGGCACGCCCAGAGGATGACCCCGCGCGGCCGGGGATCATCCGCGCGGCGGCTTCGATACCTCCCCAGCCCGACGCGGCCGGACCGTGCGGATTCCTAGCCTGAAAGCATGGAAACCACACCCTCAGACCTGGGCCTCGCGGCCAGAGTGACCCACCTCGGCAAGACCTACGGCTCGTCCACCACGGCGGTGACCGCGCTCGACGACGTGTCGATCGGCATCCGTCGGGGCCAGTTCACGGCCATCATGGGCCCGAGCGGCTCGGGAAAATCGACGCTCATGCACATCATGGCTGGGTTGGACATCGCCACATCCGGACAGGCCTGGCTCGGTGACACCGAGATCAGCGGTTTGGCCGACGCAGCGCTCACCGTCCTGCGCCGGCGCCGGATCGGATTCATCTTCCAGGCGTTCAACCTCGTTCCCACGCTCGACGTGCGCGGCAACATCCTGCTGCCCTTCAGCCTGGACGGCCGGAAGCCCACAAACGCCGAGTCCGACTGGATCGCCCAGCTGACCGAGTCGCTCGGTCTGGGCGACCGGCTCACGCACCGGCCGCACGAGCTCTCCGGCGGCCAACAGCAGCGCGTCGCAATCGCCCGGGCCCTCGCCACCCGCCCGGAGCTGGTCTTCGCCGACGAGCCCACCGGCAACCTGGACTCCCGCACCGGCCGGGAGGTGCTCACCCTGCTCAAGGCAGCGAGCACCGGGTACGGTCAGAGCATCGCCATGGTCACCCACGACCCGGTGGCGGCCAGCTACGCCGACCGCATCCTGTTC
It includes:
- a CDS encoding ABC transporter ATP-binding protein, whose product is METTPSDLGLAARVTHLGKTYGSSTTAVTALDDVSIGIRRGQFTAIMGPSGSGKSTLMHIMAGLDIATSGQAWLGDTEISGLADAALTVLRRRRIGFIFQAFNLVPTLDVRGNILLPFSLDGRKPTNAESDWIAQLTESLGLGDRLTHRPHELSGGQQQRVAIARALATRPELVFADEPTGNLDSRTGREVLTLLKAASTGYGQSIAMVTHDPVAASYADRILFLADGRLVEDRDKSAAEEISRIMLGMEQRA